A genomic stretch from Sulfobacillus thermosulfidooxidans includes:
- a CDS encoding carbohydrate kinase family protein, producing MDKNMQFVLIGSIIVDIQLLVSHIPFSGEDVMARDTMYYPGGGFNVLSAVTRQGVPALYAGRIGSGPMGKRIRDALRQEGITCLPVYEDGRGDTGFVITMVEPSGERTFVTSPGIESHIRPEDLAALNLNRQDVVYVSGYDLLYPVSGATIAEYLRMMHEDIRLVFDPGPLIGDIAREHLEFMRRRAWIITANRAEICQWMNQREMTRATALLAAGRPPHSMVVARDGENGAWFINNQELVYVPPRPAQVIDLTGAGDTHTGVLVAFLMWGWPVNKAMWAANIAASLSVEQRGPATSPRRQDIERLMSN from the coding sequence ATGGATAAAAATATGCAGTTTGTGCTTATTGGAAGCATTATTGTGGATATCCAACTTCTTGTGAGTCATATTCCCTTCTCTGGAGAGGATGTGATGGCCCGAGACACGATGTATTACCCAGGTGGCGGCTTTAATGTGTTATCGGCCGTGACACGGCAAGGAGTACCGGCTTTATATGCTGGGCGCATCGGTTCAGGACCCATGGGCAAACGCATCAGGGATGCATTGCGGCAAGAAGGCATTACTTGTCTTCCTGTTTATGAGGATGGCAGAGGTGATACCGGTTTTGTTATCACCATGGTTGAGCCCTCTGGGGAGCGGACATTTGTCACTAGTCCCGGTATTGAAAGTCATATCCGGCCAGAGGATTTGGCGGCGCTTAATTTAAACCGCCAAGATGTGGTCTATGTATCCGGTTATGATCTGCTTTATCCGGTGTCGGGTGCGACAATTGCAGAGTATCTAAGAATGATGCATGAAGATATTCGCTTGGTGTTTGATCCGGGTCCTTTGATCGGCGATATTGCGCGAGAACACCTTGAATTTATGCGTCGCCGCGCCTGGATTATCACAGCGAACCGGGCGGAAATTTGTCAGTGGATGAATCAGCGTGAAATGACCCGAGCTACTGCTCTTTTGGCAGCAGGACGTCCTCCCCATTCGATGGTCGTGGCTCGAGATGGCGAGAACGGGGCGTGGTTTATCAACAATCAGGAGCTTGTTTACGTGCCCCCACGTCCCGCTCAAGTCATAGATTTGACGGGAGCAGGGGATACCCATACAGGCGTGCTGGTTGCGTTTTTGATGTGGGGATGGCCGGTTAATAAAGCTATGTGGGCTGCCAATATTGCCGCATCCCTATCAGTTGAACAGCGGGGACCAGCAACATCTCCTCGGCGACAGGACATTGAAAGGCTCATGTCAAACTAA